The Populus alba chromosome 4, ASM523922v2, whole genome shotgun sequence genome contains a region encoding:
- the LOC118053589 gene encoding protein RBL: MNAPIIDPLQGDFPEVIEEYLHHGVTKCIAFNRRGTLLAAGCADGSCIIWDFETRGVAKELRDKDCIAAITSICWSKYGHRILVSSADKSLILWDVVSGEKITHITLHHTPLLARLHPGSSTPSLCLTCPLSSAPMIVDFNTGNTTVLPVTVPEADSGPAPPSRNKPSDGPPYTPTAACFNKFGDLVYVGNSKGEILIIDHKSIQVHAMVPTPGGAVIKNIVFSRDGQYLLTNSNDRTIRIYENLLPLKDGLIALGHLNKTVDEVAGVEKMKAVGSKCLALFREFQDTITKVHWKAPCFSGDGEWVIGGSASKGEHKIYIWDRVGHLVKILEGPKEALIDLAWHPVHPIIISVSLTGMVYVWAKDHTENWSAFAPDFKELEENEEYVEREDEFDLIPETEKVKESDINEDDEVDIVTVEKDAFSDSDMSQEEICFLPATPCPDIPEQQDKCVGSSSKLMDSNNSGSPLSEEAGQNGQAMNHASSPLEEDTGGTRMKRKRKPSEKGLELQAEKGRKPLKSYGRLSKIRSKPVADPDISNGIFGDDISD; encoded by the exons ATGAATGCACCGATTATTG ATCCACTGCAAGGGGATTTTCCAGAGGTAATAGAGGAGTATTTGCATCATGGGGTTACGAAGTGCATTGCTTTCAATCGCCGCGGCACGCTTCTTGCTG CTGGATGTGCTGATGGAAGTTGTATTATTTGGGACTTTGAGACCAGGGGAGTTGCAAAAGAGCTCCGGGATAAAGATTGTATTGCTGCCATAACAAGTATCTGCTGGTCGAAGTATGGTCATCGTATTCTTGTGTCATCTGCTGACAAATCACTAATACTTTGGGATGTTGTCAGTGGAGAGAAGATTACACATATTACTCTTCATCACACCCCGCTACTAGCCCGGCTACATCCTGGTTCCTCTACTCCATCTCTCTGCCTGACATGCCCACTTTCATCTGCTCCCATGATTGTAGATTTTAACACAGGAAACACCACTGTGCTACCAGTTACAGTACCTGAAGCGGACAGTGGACCTGCCCCTCCATCACGTAATAAACCCTCTGATGGTCCCCCTTACACCCCAACTGCTGCATGCTTTAACAAGTTTGGGGATCTGGTTTATGTGGGAAACTCTAAAGGAGAAATACTTATAATAGATCACAAAAGCATTCAAGTGCATGCCATGGTTCCCACTCCTGGTGGTGCTGTTATCAAGAACATAGTGTTCAGCAGAGATGGTCAGTATCTTCTCACAAATTCAAATGACCGGACAATCAGGATATATGAAAATCTTCTTCCCCtgaaagatggtctcattgcgCTGGGGCACCTGAACAAGACTGTTGATGAGGTAGCTGGTGTTGAGAAAATGAAGGCTGTTGGATCAAAGTGCTTAGCACTTTTCCGGGAGTTCCAGGATACTATCACCAAAGTGCACTGGAAAGCACCTTGTTTCAGTGGTGATGGGGAATGGGTGATTGGTGGTTCTGCGAGCAAGGGAGAGCACAAGATCTACATATGGGATAGGGTTGGACATCTTGTAAAAATCCTTGAAGGTCCAAAAGAGGCATTGATTGATTTAGCATGGCATCCTGTTCACCCCATTATCATCTCTGTTTCCTTGACTGGCATGGTTTATGTTTGGGCTAAGGACCATACTGAAAACTGGAGTGCATTTGCCCCGGACTTTAAAGAGCTAGAGGAGAATGAGGAGTATGTGGAACGCGAAGATGAATTTGATTTGATACCTGAAACTGAAAAG GTAAAAGAATCAGATATtaatgaagatgatgaagttGATATTGTAACAGTGGAGAAAGATGCTTTCAGTGATTCAGATATGTCTCAAGAAGAAATATGTTTCTTGCCAGCTACCCCATGTCCTGACATTCCTGAGCAACAAGACAAGTGTGTGGGAAGTTCTTCAAAGTTGATGGATTCTAATAACTCTGGATCCCCGCTTTCTGAAGAAGCTGGACAGAATGGACAAGCAATGAATCATGCATCAAGTCCTCTTGAAG AGGACACAGGAGGGACACGCATGAAGAGAAAACGAAAACCTTCAGAAAAGGGGTTGGAATTGCAGGCAGAGAAGGGCAGGAAACCCTTGAAATCTTATGGTAGATTGTCAAAAATAAGAAGTAAACCTGTTGCTGATCCGGATATCAGTAATGGAATATTTGGGGATGATATTTCTGACTGA
- the LOC118053607 gene encoding MACPF domain-containing protein At4g24290 has product MRSAKKAAEEAIEAIGLGYDLGFDLRLKYCKKNSPRLIVINDDGKQVHNMVIPGGFSIPNVPKSIKCDKGERLRFSSDVLSFQQMSEQFNQELSLSGKIPSGHFNSAFEFSGVWQKDAANTKALAFDGVNITLYSIALDKSQVVLCDHVKEAVPSSWEPAALASFIEKYGTHVIVGIKMGGKDMICMKQQHSSPLPPVDVQKKLKDMADKMFVDGGSTMNSDKFYDREKVLQLQGLPFMDQLPSSSYSQTEHIKFISKRKGGNKNLPHKDWCQTVQTEPDVISMSFVPITSLLSGINGSGFLTHAINLYIRYKPPLDELHQFLEFQLPRQWAPVFGELALGPDRKQQSNASLQFSLMGPKLYVNTTPVDVGKKPVTGLRLYLEGKRSNCLAIHLQHLSSLPKTFQLADERGGNISDFSSDRRYYEKVKWKSFSHICTAPVESEDDLSIVTGAQFEVGESGLKKVLFLRLQFSRVIGATTLRRSEWDGSPALNQKSGIMSTLISTRFSSAQKQPPPQPVVNINSAVYPGGPPVAAQTPKLLKFVDTTEMTRGPQDAPGYWAVSGAKLNVDKGKISLRVKYSLLPLVLPDDDVSIEM; this is encoded by the exons ATGAGGAGTGCGAAAAAAGCTGCAGAAGAAGCAATAGAGGCAATTGGGTTAGGATATGATCTGGGTTTTGATTTAAGGCTCAAGTATTGCAAGAAAAACTCACCAAGATTGATAGTGATTAATGATGATGGTAAACAAGTGCATAATATGGTGATTCCTGGTGGGTTTTCTATTCCTAATGTTCCTAAATCTATCAAATGTGATAAAGGCGAGCGTTTGAGGTTTAGTTCTgatgttctttcttttcaacAG ATGTCAGAGCAGTTCAACCAGGAATTATCTCTTTCTGGAAAAATTCCTTCGGGCCATTTCAATTCTGCATTTGAATTTTCAGGAGTTTGGCAGAAAGATGCTGCCAATACTAAAGCCCTTGCTTTTGATGGCGTTAACATCACTCTTTACAGCATTGCACTAGATAAGTCGCAGGTGGTGCTATGTGATCATGTTAAAGAAGCTGTACCATCATCATGGGAACCTGCTGCATTGGCAAG TTTTATTGAGAAGTATGGTACGCATGTTATTGTTGGCATCAAAATGGGCGGAAAGGACATGATATGTATGAAGCAACAACATTCATCGCCTCTCCCACCTGTTGATGTacagaaaaaattaaaggatatgGCTGACAAAATGTTTGTAGATGGTGGGAGTACCATGAATTCTGATAAATTTTATGACAGAGAAAAG GTTCTCCAGCTGCAGGGGCTGCCATTTATGGACCAATTGCCATCTAGTTCTTATTCCCAGACAGAG CACATTAAATTCATTAGCAAGCGCAAAGGTGGAAATAAAAACCTACCACACAAGGACTGGTGTCAGACTGTTCAGACCGAACCTGATGTTATCTCAATGTCATTTGTGCCAATCACATCATTATTGAGTGGAATCAATGGGAGTGGATTTTTGACCCATGCCATTAATCTCTATATCCGTT ATAAGCCACCACTTGATGAATTACACCAGTTTTTGGAGTTTCAGCTTCCAAGGCAATGGGCACCAGTATTTGGTGAGCTTGCCCTTGGTCCTGACAGGAAGCAACAAAGTAACGCATCTTTGCAGTTCAGCCTCATGGGTCCTAAGCTTTATGTTAACACAACACCA GTTGATGTGGGGAAGAAGCCGGTTACTGGCCTTAGACTGTACCTAGAAGGTAAAAGAAGCAACTGCTTAGCGATTCACTTGCAGCACCTATCTTCACTGCCGAAGACCTTCCAGCTTGCAGATGAACGAGGTGGCAACATTTCAGATTTCTCCTCTGACCGCAGATATTATGAGAAAGTGAAATGGAAGAGCTTCTCCCATATCTGCACAGCCCCTGTTGAGTCGGAAGATGATCTCTCGATTGTCACCGGGGCACAGTTTGAAGTTGGAGAGtctggtttgaaaaaagttttatttttgcgGCTCCAATTTTCTCGAGTTATTGGTGCCACAACTCTGAGGAGGTCTGAATGGGATGGTTCCCCTGCCTTGAACCAGAAATCTGGAATAATGTCCACATTGATCAGTACTCGTTTCTCAAGTGCTCAGAAACAACCTCCTCCACAACCAGTGGTAAACATAAACTCAGCCGTGTACCCTGGAGGCCCACCAGTCGCTGCCCAGACCCCCAAACTTTTGAAGTTTGTTGACACAACAGAGATGACAAGAGGACCGCAAGACGCACCCGGATACTGGGCCGTGTCTGGGGCAAAGCTTAATGTAGATAAGGGAAAAATCTCTCTTCGAGTCAAGTATTCTCTATTGCCTTTGGTTTTACCTGATGATGATGTATCAATAGAGATGTAA
- the LOC118053606 gene encoding probable magnesium transporter NIPA6, translating to MYSSNLTGFILALVSSTFIGTSFIIKKKGLRKAGVSGPRASVGGYGYLLEPLWWIGMISMIVGEIANFVAYVYAPAVLVTPLGALSIIVSAVLAHFLLGEKLQKMGVLGCLLCIVGSTVIVLHAPEERSINSVKEIWELAIQPAFLSYTAAAAAIALVLIWYFSPRYGQTNILVYIGICSVIGSLTVMSIKAIGIAIKLTLEGTNQAKYFQTWIFAMVAITCIITQLNYLNMALDTFNTAVVSPIYYAGFTSFTILASAIMFKDYSGQSASTIASELCGFVTVLSGTFVLHSTREPDPPILTDLYTPLSPKVSWYIQSSGEHWKQKDEDGLSPNFITILRQDHFK from the exons ATGTACTCAAGCAATTTAACAGGGTTTATACTGGCACTGGTTTCCAGTACCTTCATAGGGACCAGTTTTATAATCAAGAAGAAGGGTCTTAGGAAAGCTGGTGTTAGCGGTCCTCGAGCAA gTGTCGGAGGCTATGGTTATTTGCTGGAGCCACTTTGGTGGATAGGCATGATTAGTA TGATTGTTGGAGAAATTGCCAATTTTGTAGCATACGTTTACGCTCCTGCTGTTCTAGTGACACCACTTGGTGCATTGAGTATCATTGTTAG TGCGGTATTAGCCCATTTCTTGTTGGGGGAAAAGCTGCAAAAAATGGGGGTGTTGGGTTGTCTTCTATGCATAGTCGGTTCTACTGTGATTGTGCTACATGCACCTGAAGAACGGTCCATCAATTCAGTTAAAGAAATCTGGGAATTAGCTATCCAGCCTG cATTTCTTTCATATACAGCCGCTGCGGCAGCAATAGCATTGGTGCTGATTTGGTATTTTTCTCCACGCTATGGCCAAACCAACATTTTGGTATATATAGGAATTTGCTCAGTAATTGGATCATTGACA GTTATGAGTATAAAAGCCATTGGCATTGCAATAAAATTAACGCTAGAGGGCACAAACCAAGCCAAATACTTCCAAACGTGGATTTTTGCAATGGTTGCAATTACTTGCATCATCACTCAATTAAATTATCTAAACATG GCACTGGATACATTCAACACTGCAGTTGTTTCTCCCATCTATTATGCCGGGTTTACATCTTTCACAATTCTTGCCAGTGCAATAATGTTTAAG GATTATTCTGGTCAAAGCGCAAGCACCATTGCTTCGGAGCTTTGTGGGTTTGTTACTGTGTTATCTGGCACCTTTGTATTACATAGCACCAGAGAACCAGATCCACCAATCCTGACAG ATCTTTATACACCATTGTCTCCAAAGGTATCATGGTACATCCAAAGCAGTGGAGAACATTGGAAACAGAAGGATGAAGACGGCCTATCTCCCAATTTTATCACAATTCTCCGGCAAGaccatttcaagtga